A region of Fibrobacter succinogenes subsp. succinogenes S85 DNA encodes the following proteins:
- the carB gene encoding carbamoyl-phosphate synthase large subunit, translating to MKIEGIDKVLIIGSGPIVIGQACEFDYSGTQACKALREQGYKIVLVNSNPATIMTDPVMADATYIEPLNVARLTQIIEKERPQALLPNLGGQTGLNLASALSKAGVLDKYGVKVIGVNLDAIERGEDREIFKETMQKLGIDTPRSGICHSVEEAEKIVAEIGYPVVVRPAYTMGGAGGGFCYNVEELRTICSNGLELSMTHQCLIEESILGWEELEVEVVRDSKNQMIAICFIENIDPVGVHTGDSFCAAPFLTIDKKLEEELKEKAFKIVESIGVIGGTNVQFAHDPKTGRVVIIEINPRTSRSSALASKATGFPIALISAKLAAGLTLDQIPYWRDGSLEKYTPSGDYVVLKFARWAFEKFRGVDDCLGTQMKAVGEVMAIGKTYKETLQKAIRGLENGRSGLGFAKDFNKKSKEELLEMMKTASSERHFQMYEAIRKGATDEEIFAATYEKAYFVQQMRELVELEEEMLKTPGRLPADELLIKAKKDGFSDKYIAKILGIREKDVRKKRTELGVVEGWCAVPVSGVKDQYYYYSTYNCKDESTASNNPKKIMILGGGPNRIGQGIEFDYCCCHAAMALREMGYETIMVNCNPETVSTDYDTSDKLYFEPVSLEDVLQIYHKEKPAGVIVQFGGQTPLNIARALSDEGVKILGTSIDSIDIAEDRDLFRKMMDQLGIPMPESGMATNIDEALACVKQIGGYPVMIRPSFVLGGRGMEVIYDEAMLREYVAKAVGVTPDRPLLIDRFLHNALECEADALSDGEHVYIPSVMEHVELAGVHSGDSACIIPPVTITKENLATIKDYTRKIAEALHVCGLMNMQYAIEDGKVFVLEANPRASRTVPLVSKVCNTQMARLATRLMLGAKLEDLKLKDKKFNHHGAKEAVFPFDKFPKVDPVLGPEMRSTGEVLGLSDDYALAYYKSQEAAGSFLPSEGAVLISLSDKVNLSEQAIEIGKEFQKLGFKIYATEGTAKFYEAAGVKCEVVNKIAEGRPNVLDIILNKQVNLIINTPWAKRDAIKDESAIRKAAIKYKVPYITTLAGAYNTVKGIAAARNGHGAVKSLQEYHASIEEV from the coding sequence ATGAAGATTGAAGGCATCGACAAAGTCCTTATCATCGGTTCTGGCCCGATCGTGATCGGTCAGGCTTGCGAATTCGACTATTCCGGCACCCAGGCTTGCAAGGCCCTGCGCGAACAGGGTTACAAGATTGTGCTCGTGAACTCTAACCCGGCTACCATCATGACCGACCCGGTCATGGCCGATGCCACCTACATCGAACCGCTGAACGTTGCTCGCCTTACCCAGATTATCGAAAAGGAACGCCCGCAGGCTCTCCTCCCGAACTTGGGCGGTCAGACCGGCTTGAACCTCGCTTCTGCTTTGAGCAAGGCTGGCGTGCTGGACAAGTACGGCGTGAAGGTCATCGGTGTGAACCTCGACGCTATCGAACGCGGCGAAGACCGTGAAATCTTCAAGGAAACCATGCAGAAGCTCGGCATCGACACCCCGCGCTCCGGCATTTGCCACTCTGTGGAAGAAGCCGAAAAGATCGTGGCCGAAATCGGCTACCCGGTGGTGGTTCGCCCGGCATACACCATGGGCGGTGCAGGCGGCGGTTTCTGCTACAACGTGGAAGAACTCCGCACCATTTGCTCTAACGGTCTTGAACTCTCCATGACGCACCAGTGCCTCATCGAAGAATCCATTCTCGGTTGGGAAGAACTCGAAGTCGAAGTCGTGCGCGATTCCAAGAACCAGATGATCGCCATCTGCTTCATCGAAAACATCGACCCGGTGGGCGTGCATACCGGCGACTCCTTCTGTGCCGCCCCATTCCTCACCATCGACAAGAAGCTCGAAGAAGAACTGAAGGAAAAGGCCTTCAAGATTGTGGAATCTATCGGTGTGATTGGCGGTACCAACGTCCAGTTCGCTCACGACCCGAAGACCGGCCGCGTGGTGATTATCGAAATCAACCCGCGTACCAGCCGCTCTTCTGCACTTGCTTCCAAGGCTACCGGCTTCCCGATCGCCCTCATTTCAGCAAAGCTCGCCGCAGGCCTCACCCTCGACCAGATTCCGTACTGGCGCGACGGAAGCCTCGAAAAGTACACCCCGAGCGGTGACTACGTGGTGCTCAAGTTCGCACGCTGGGCATTCGAAAAGTTCCGCGGCGTCGATGACTGCCTCGGCACCCAGATGAAGGCCGTGGGCGAAGTCATGGCTATCGGCAAGACCTACAAGGAAACCCTCCAGAAGGCTATCCGCGGCCTCGAAAACGGTCGCTCCGGCCTCGGCTTTGCGAAGGACTTCAACAAGAAGAGCAAGGAAGAGCTCCTCGAAATGATGAAGACCGCTTCTTCCGAACGTCACTTCCAGATGTACGAAGCTATCCGTAAGGGCGCTACCGACGAAGAAATCTTCGCTGCCACCTACGAGAAGGCTTACTTCGTGCAGCAGATGCGCGAACTCGTGGAACTCGAAGAAGAAATGCTCAAGACTCCGGGTCGCCTGCCTGCTGACGAACTCCTCATCAAGGCCAAGAAGGACGGCTTCAGCGACAAGTACATCGCAAAGATTCTTGGCATCCGCGAAAAGGACGTGCGCAAGAAGCGTACCGAACTCGGCGTGGTCGAAGGCTGGTGCGCAGTGCCGGTGAGCGGCGTGAAGGACCAGTACTACTACTACAGCACCTACAACTGCAAGGACGAATCTACCGCTTCCAACAACCCGAAGAAGATCATGATTCTCGGCGGTGGCCCGAACAGAATCGGCCAGGGTATCGAATTCGACTACTGCTGCTGCCATGCTGCCATGGCTCTCCGCGAAATGGGTTACGAAACCATCATGGTGAACTGCAACCCTGAAACGGTTTCTACCGACTACGATACTTCCGACAAGCTGTACTTCGAACCGGTCAGCCTCGAAGACGTTCTCCAGATTTACCACAAGGAAAAGCCGGCTGGCGTGATTGTGCAGTTCGGTGGCCAGACTCCGCTGAACATCGCCCGCGCTTTGAGCGACGAAGGTGTCAAGATTCTCGGTACGAGCATCGACTCCATCGACATTGCCGAAGACCGCGACCTGTTCCGCAAGATGATGGACCAGCTCGGCATCCCGATGCCGGAAAGTGGCATGGCTACGAACATCGACGAAGCCCTCGCTTGCGTCAAGCAGATCGGTGGCTACCCGGTGATGATCCGCCCGAGTTTCGTGCTTGGTGGCCGTGGCATGGAAGTCATCTACGACGAAGCCATGCTCCGCGAATACGTTGCCAAGGCTGTCGGCGTGACCCCGGACCGTCCGCTCCTCATCGACCGCTTCCTCCACAACGCTCTCGAATGCGAAGCCGACGCCCTCTCTGACGGCGAACACGTTTACATCCCGTCCGTGATGGAACACGTCGAACTTGCCGGTGTCCACTCCGGTGACTCCGCCTGCATCATCCCGCCGGTGACCATCACCAAGGAAAACTTGGCAACCATCAAGGATTACACGAGGAAGATTGCTGAAGCCCTCCACGTTTGCGGCCTCATGAATATGCAGTACGCCATCGAAGACGGCAAGGTGTTCGTCCTCGAAGCCAACCCGCGTGCCTCCCGCACGGTGCCTCTGGTCTCCAAGGTCTGTAACACGCAGATGGCTCGCCTCGCGACCCGCTTGATGCTCGGTGCCAAGCTCGAAGACCTCAAGCTCAAGGACAAGAAGTTCAACCACCACGGTGCCAAGGAAGCTGTGTTCCCGTTCGACAAGTTCCCGAAGGTGGACCCGGTTCTCGGCCCCGAAATGCGCTCCACTGGTGAAGTCCTCGGCCTTTCCGACGACTACGCCCTCGCTTACTACAAGAGCCAGGAAGCTGCAGGTTCCTTCCTCCCGTCCGAAGGCGCTGTGCTCATCAGCCTTTCTGACAAGGTGAACCTCTCCGAACAGGCGATTGAAATCGGTAAGGAATTCCAGAAGCTCGGCTTCAAGATTTACGCTACCGAAGGTACCGCCAAGTTCTACGAAGCCGCCGGTGTCAAGTGCGAAGTGGTGAACAAGATTGCTGAAGGCCGCCCGAACGTTCTCGATATCATCCTGAACAAGCAGGTGAACCTCATCATCAACACGCCGTGGGCAAAGCGCGACGCCATCAAGGACGAAAGCGCTATCCGTAAGGCCGCCATCAAGTACAAGGTGCCTTACATCACCACGCTCGCCGGTGCCTACAACACCGTGAAGGGAATCGCCGCTGCAAGGAACGGACATGGTGCCGTGAAGAGCCTGCAAGAGTACCACGCAAGCATTGAAGAAGTGTAG
- a CDS encoding HU family DNA-binding protein — protein MNKQDLIEAVLANKEAGIESKAAAARAIDAVLDGIAAGIKKDGNVQLIGFGTFTVKSRAARTGRNPQTGATIKIKASKTVGFKAGAALKETAAKNKPAKK, from the coding sequence ATGAACAAACAAGATCTCATTGAAGCCGTGCTCGCTAACAAGGAAGCTGGCATTGAATCCAAGGCTGCTGCTGCTCGCGCAATCGACGCTGTTCTCGACGGTATCGCTGCTGGCATCAAGAAGGACGGCAACGTCCAGCTCATCGGTTTCGGTACTTTCACTGTGAAGTCCCGCGCTGCTCGTACTGGCCGCAATCCGCAGACTGGTGCTACCATCAAGATCAAGGCTTCCAAGACTGTCGGCTTCAAGGCTGGTGCAGCTCTCAAGGAAACCGCTGCTAAGAACAAGCCGGCTAAGAAGTAA
- a CDS encoding AI-2E family transporter, with protein sequence MQRNWTLDRVMRYVLIAVAVAVSLVVLNYLSGVLFPFFAAFLIAYIMDPLVCRLQIKFRYRVIAVVVVLLGAAIIIGGCMYFFVPKVVHEVQYLGTLISRIFTDSTWSDRIMTFLPADTWASVKTMISWNSIAEAMESLDVWSVVQTVSDRILPGAWDILSKTSTIFMGVSSAAVVFMYLVFIMLDMHKIRKGIRRLIPRRYRREAGEFASSTDKFMGTYFRAQSMVAFTVGVLYAIGFSVMGLPMGVAFGLFSGALNMIPYMQLTTIPLALLLAVVYALDKGMPFWEVAIIILAIYLVVQIIQDFFLVPHIVGKSMNLPPVGILLSLSIWGKLLGFLGLLVAIPFTCICLVYVEKLRNKADQYVEDAGRLAPKA encoded by the coding sequence ATGCAAAGAAATTGGACGCTTGATAGGGTGATGCGCTATGTGCTGATTGCTGTAGCGGTTGCTGTTTCTCTTGTGGTTTTGAATTATTTGAGCGGGGTGCTGTTTCCGTTTTTTGCGGCATTCTTGATTGCTTACATCATGGACCCACTAGTTTGCAGATTGCAAATAAAATTCCGCTATCGTGTGATTGCCGTGGTGGTGGTGCTTTTAGGTGCTGCTATAATCATTGGCGGTTGTATGTATTTCTTTGTCCCGAAAGTTGTTCATGAAGTCCAGTATTTGGGAACGCTTATTTCAAGAATCTTTACGGATTCAACTTGGAGCGATCGAATCATGACGTTCTTGCCTGCGGATACGTGGGCCTCCGTGAAGACGATGATTTCCTGGAACAGCATTGCCGAGGCTATGGAATCGCTTGATGTGTGGAGTGTTGTTCAGACGGTTTCCGACCGCATTCTTCCGGGCGCGTGGGACATTCTTTCAAAGACCTCTACGATTTTTATGGGCGTGTCAAGCGCGGCTGTCGTGTTCATGTACCTTGTCTTCATTATGCTTGATATGCATAAAATCAGGAAGGGCATTCGTCGCTTGATTCCGCGTCGCTATCGCCGTGAAGCGGGTGAATTCGCAAGCTCTACGGATAAATTTATGGGTACGTACTTCCGTGCTCAGTCAATGGTGGCTTTTACGGTGGGCGTGCTTTATGCGATTGGCTTTAGCGTCATGGGGCTTCCGATGGGGGTTGCTTTTGGACTTTTCTCGGGCGCATTGAACATGATCCCTTATATGCAGCTGACGACGATTCCTTTGGCCCTACTACTGGCGGTGGTTTACGCTTTGGATAAGGGAATGCCGTTCTGGGAAGTGGCTATTATCATCCTTGCTATTTATCTTGTCGTGCAGATTATCCAGGACTTCTTTTTGGTGCCGCACATTGTCGGTAAGTCCATGAATCTGCCTCCGGTGGGGATTCTTCTGTCGCTCTCGATTTGGGGCAAGCTGCTTGGATTCTTGGGCCTTTTGGTGGCGATTCCCTTCACGTGCATTTGCCTTGTTTATGTAGAGAAATTAAGGAACAAGGCCGACCAGTACGTGGAAGATGCGGGCCGACTAGCTCCCAAGGCTTGA
- a CDS encoding CIA30 family protein: MKKSYTILAIIAIIVVAIYVMLPKERFAETVFPLGDGAKVSAYDDNADGGTSAVQFKSSDSLASFQCALGMDEKKSAWCGLVFDFDPNGEKKYHNWKNVDTLYLDIDIAGTSEVNVKTWTYDPDVTDLSNPSSFRMLLKEVPVKSGRNQIAIPFEQLYIPDFWYDNLGVKRSRNRPHHESVARVEISAGWNQPRGKNFVVNVREITVSGTSNRAYGIFLFIILGLMIVAIGRSHPVKEYDEKK, translated from the coding sequence ATGAAAAAATCATATACGATTTTAGCAATCATTGCGATTATTGTTGTTGCCATCTATGTAATGCTTCCGAAAGAGCGATTTGCTGAAACTGTGTTTCCACTAGGGGATGGTGCAAAAGTATCTGCTTACGACGATAATGCAGACGGGGGAACGTCTGCGGTCCAGTTTAAATCTTCGGATTCTCTGGCGTCGTTCCAGTGCGCGTTGGGCATGGACGAAAAAAAATCGGCCTGGTGCGGGCTTGTTTTTGACTTTGACCCGAATGGCGAAAAGAAGTACCACAACTGGAAAAATGTCGATACGCTTTATCTGGATATCGATATTGCGGGGACGAGTGAAGTCAACGTAAAGACGTGGACTTATGACCCGGATGTGACTGATTTGTCGAATCCGAGTTCGTTCAGAATGCTCTTGAAGGAAGTCCCTGTTAAATCGGGACGCAACCAGATTGCCATCCCGTTCGAACAACTTTACATTCCTGATTTCTGGTACGACAATTTGGGCGTGAAGCGTTCCCGTAACCGTCCGCATCACGAAAGTGTTGCACGCGTAGAAATCTCGGCCGGCTGGAACCAACCGCGCGGGAAGAATTTTGTTGTCAATGTCCGTGAAATTACGGTGAGCGGGACGAGCAATCGGGCTTATGGTATATTCCTGTTTATTATTCTTGGACTTATGATCGTGGCGATTGGACGCAGTCACCCAGTGAAGGAGTACGATGAAAAAAAGTAG
- a CDS encoding tetratricopeptide repeat protein, with product MAKVVQITAENFEEEVIKASETRAVAILFSSAEYPDCAPYSQLAGQLSTSMDFTLGVVSCDDRENMRLIQMFRVQSVPEIHVVDKGQIADVIQGVLPEADLKKRLEKFYVSEEARFQTALEDAIAQKNFDQALPMLDEALAKNPNDKKLQLLWAKANLGLGDTAKAKDILSKFVESDDQYREAKSLLELLDFHAEVAKKDVQGKEAIVYHEACKLACEEDFESALQAFLNLYVEAPEWNDGAAKKAMLTLFGVLGPKHELTWKYRAKLNTMMFI from the coding sequence ATGGCTAAAGTAGTTCAAATTACAGCAGAAAATTTTGAAGAAGAGGTCATCAAGGCCTCTGAAACGCGCGCTGTCGCGATTCTTTTCTCTTCCGCAGAATACCCGGATTGCGCCCCATACTCCCAGTTGGCAGGCCAGCTTTCCACAAGCATGGACTTTACGCTCGGCGTCGTAAGCTGCGACGACCGCGAAAACATGCGCCTCATCCAGATGTTCCGCGTGCAGTCCGTCCCCGAAATTCACGTGGTCGATAAAGGCCAGATTGCAGACGTCATCCAAGGCGTGCTCCCCGAAGCCGACCTCAAGAAACGTCTCGAAAAATTCTACGTCTCCGAAGAAGCCCGTTTCCAGACCGCTCTTGAAGACGCCATTGCGCAAAAGAACTTCGATCAAGCGCTCCCAATGCTCGACGAAGCTCTCGCCAAGAACCCAAACGACAAGAAGCTCCAGCTCCTGTGGGCAAAGGCAAATCTCGGTCTCGGCGATACCGCAAAGGCAAAAGATATCCTCTCCAAGTTTGTCGAAAGCGACGACCAGTACCGTGAAGCAAAATCGCTTTTGGAACTCCTCGACTTCCATGCCGAAGTCGCCAAGAAGGACGTTCAAGGCAAAGAGGCCATCGTCTATCACGAAGCGTGCAAGCTCGCCTGCGAAGAGGATTTCGAAAGCGCACTCCAGGCATTCCTGAACTTGTATGTCGAAGCTCCGGAATGGAACGACGGAGCCGCCAAGAAGGCGATGCTCACGCTCTTCGGCGTTCTTGGTCCGAAGCACGAGCTCACTTGGAAGTACCGTGCAAAGCTTAACACGATGATGTTCATCTAG
- a CDS encoding FISUMP domain-containing protein, protein MNKKYALAVATTFLAAESVFAAPSGDKTVVACGFDDMFGNSCYWRCPDMEDTFRTEKKDDRCANVLFRCANYPRSFMRSSVGSSEIWITPDKYNYYFGKLPQEYDCSISEEERAAQATRPTQPPPPNPYAANKYQNTSTYDESKNLLIDNRDGERYTTVKIGGRVWMAENLKFRLPESYCYDNNTQNCESYGRLYTWNAAKKACPDGWSLPMGDDLNYQDFNLNSFRVLDGGYYVDGERYIDLGSRAFFWLGDEKGSDRADAMSFRGQNLETFAFQGRKANGYSVRCIQNWEAACKERLGGVMDNAGKTYRTLKIGDQTWMAEDVILDRLDEMEARNLNRACPRGWHVPEQYEYEQLFSKATEFEIHANDKRMRNNRDAKVNPCSMNFDFKRGYWTSSKNGNEVTYVDWKYNAIREKGTPYFKHGDAYTNKLRCVKNGPSYGTPKPQVTTSQAGGKPAAQGNSSKNAADKTVLEKFILQGVTFGVGQSKFTRESSDGLNRLAAHLRNYNGKTIEIVSHTDNLDRPERSRVLALKRAEEVKSYLVMAGLSGQDIIATGKGGDEPLVPNTTPDNRMKNNRIEVFVYSYDAPAQAAKPQQKNAQSAAEPAPKKPCKERDMANNKLGECYSYTEGTKDHRRCMAAYKNLLNLANSKCK, encoded by the coding sequence ATGAATAAAAAGTACGCTCTTGCTGTAGCTACTACGTTCCTTGCTGCGGAATCGGTTTTTGCCGCTCCGTCTGGCGACAAGACTGTGGTTGCTTGCGGCTTTGACGATATGTTCGGTAATTCGTGCTACTGGCGCTGCCCGGATATGGAGGATACGTTTAGAACGGAAAAGAAGGACGATCGTTGCGCCAATGTGCTTTTCAGATGCGCCAATTATCCGCGTTCTTTTATGCGTTCCTCGGTTGGTAGCAGTGAAATCTGGATTACCCCGGACAAGTACAACTACTATTTTGGTAAGCTTCCGCAGGAATATGACTGCAGTATTTCTGAAGAGGAACGTGCTGCCCAGGCTACGCGCCCGACCCAGCCGCCTCCGCCGAATCCGTATGCTGCAAATAAATACCAGAATACTTCAACTTATGATGAATCGAAGAACCTCCTCATTGATAACCGCGACGGTGAACGCTATACGACGGTGAAGATTGGTGGCCGAGTCTGGATGGCTGAAAACTTGAAGTTCCGTTTGCCGGAAAGCTACTGCTACGATAACAATACTCAGAATTGCGAAAGCTACGGTAGACTTTATACGTGGAATGCCGCCAAGAAGGCTTGCCCGGATGGCTGGAGCTTGCCGATGGGTGATGACCTCAACTACCAGGACTTCAATCTGAACAGCTTCAGAGTGCTTGACGGTGGTTACTATGTTGATGGCGAACGCTATATTGACCTCGGCAGCCGAGCTTTCTTCTGGCTTGGCGATGAAAAGGGCAGTGACCGTGCCGATGCCATGAGCTTTAGAGGCCAGAATCTCGAAACGTTTGCTTTCCAGGGGCGCAAGGCCAATGGCTATTCAGTGCGCTGCATTCAGAACTGGGAAGCGGCTTGCAAGGAACGTCTCGGTGGCGTGATGGACAATGCCGGAAAGACGTATAGGACGCTTAAGATTGGTGACCAGACCTGGATGGCTGAAGATGTGATCCTTGACCGTCTGGATGAAATGGAAGCCCGTAACCTTAATCGTGCTTGCCCGCGTGGCTGGCATGTTCCGGAACAGTATGAATACGAGCAGCTGTTCTCGAAGGCGACCGAGTTTGAAATCCATGCCAATGACAAGCGCATGAGGAACAATCGCGATGCGAAGGTGAATCCGTGCAGCATGAATTTTGACTTCAAGCGCGGTTACTGGACTTCTTCGAAGAACGGCAACGAAGTGACTTACGTGGATTGGAAGTACAATGCCATCCGCGAGAAGGGTACGCCGTATTTCAAGCATGGTGATGCCTATACGAACAAGCTTCGCTGTGTGAAAAATGGGCCGTCTTATGGAACTCCTAAGCCACAGGTGACGACGTCCCAGGCTGGTGGAAAGCCGGCCGCTCAGGGAAATTCCTCTAAGAATGCCGCAGACAAGACTGTCCTTGAAAAGTTCATTTTGCAGGGCGTGACGTTCGGCGTTGGTCAGTCCAAGTTTACGCGTGAATCTTCTGACGGCTTGAACAGGCTTGCAGCCCACTTGAGAAACTATAACGGCAAGACGATTGAGATTGTCTCCCATACGGATAACCTTGATCGCCCGGAAAGAAGCCGTGTGCTTGCCTTGAAGCGCGCTGAAGAAGTGAAGAGCTACTTGGTGATGGCAGGCCTTTCTGGTCAGGATATCATTGCAACGGGCAAGGGCGGTGACGAACCTCTCGTTCCGAATACGACTCCGGATAACCGCATGAAGAATAACCGCATCGAAGTGTTTGTGTATTCCTATGACGCTCCGGCACAGGCTGCAAAGCCTCAGCAGAAGAATGCTCAGTCTGCTGCTGAACCGGCTCCGAAAAAGCCGTGCAAGGAACGTGATATGGCTAATAACAAGCTTGGCGAATGCTACTCTTACACGGAAGGTACGAAGGATCACAGAAGGTGCATGGCAGCGTACAAGAACCTGCTGAACCTTGCTAACTCTAAGTGCAAATAA
- a CDS encoding sensor histidine kinase, protein MRNFLSVLQEMDFERNEEKVRKILEDDREFIRFPIPIFLPALLIWLFMLLFPLVFIMDPSNASSVNLNGLLTFYFPLLCTLLIFMLNQRYLVPLCIFKKRYGLYFLSNSVLVFATLFLREVMLFVMERTPDDGVSYFFDAYCFSSLKGHFSFGTVATFVMLVSLVCLICVFYHLTLRQIMRAFILREQKRMGLQYELDFLKNQLSPHFLFNTLNNISALIQIDPKRAESSMNKLSQLLRMMLYQVKDKYITLQEDVDILQKYADLEKLRLDESFDFVFDVKLDNPNMMIEPLLMMPLMENAMKHCVNPNGKSFAHISITQASGDLHFHSENSNFPRKSSRKGSGLGLSTFEKRLDLIYPDAYTYSVNIVDGVYISDLIIRLKKDNS, encoded by the coding sequence ATGCGAAACTTCCTCTCGGTCTTGCAAGAGATGGACTTTGAACGTAATGAAGAAAAGGTTCGTAAGATTCTGGAGGACGACCGTGAATTTATTCGATTCCCGATTCCCATTTTTTTGCCGGCGCTCCTTATTTGGCTGTTTATGCTTCTGTTCCCGCTGGTGTTTATCATGGACCCCTCAAACGCCTCTAGCGTCAATTTAAATGGTCTCCTTACCTTCTATTTTCCGTTACTTTGTACATTGCTTATCTTTATGCTGAACCAGAGGTACTTGGTCCCGCTTTGTATCTTTAAAAAACGTTACGGATTGTATTTCCTTAGCAACTCGGTCTTGGTGTTTGCTACGCTGTTTTTGCGTGAAGTAATGTTGTTTGTAATGGAACGGACTCCGGACGATGGCGTCTCTTATTTTTTTGATGCTTATTGCTTTTCTTCGCTTAAGGGCCATTTTAGCTTTGGTACTGTGGCAACTTTTGTAATGCTGGTGAGCCTAGTTTGTCTGATTTGCGTCTTTTACCACCTGACGCTTCGTCAGATTATGCGAGCTTTTATTTTGCGTGAGCAAAAACGCATGGGCCTCCAGTATGAACTGGATTTTTTGAAGAATCAGTTGAGTCCGCATTTTCTCTTTAATACGTTGAACAACATTTCTGCTTTAATCCAGATTGATCCGAAACGCGCTGAAAGCTCCATGAACAAACTTTCTCAACTTTTGAGAATGATGCTTTACCAGGTCAAGGACAAGTACATTACATTGCAAGAAGATGTGGATATCTTGCAAAAGTACGCCGATTTGGAAAAGCTCCGTCTTGATGAAAGTTTTGATTTTGTCTTTGATGTAAAACTTGATAATCCGAACATGATGATAGAGCCGTTGCTGATGATGCCTTTGATGGAAAATGCGATGAAGCATTGTGTGAATCCAAACGGCAAGAGTTTTGCGCATATCTCTATTACGCAGGCTAGCGGTGATCTGCATTTCCATTCGGAAAATTCCAATTTCCCGAGAAAGTCTAGCCGCAAGGGAAGCGGGCTTGGACTTTCTACATTTGAAAAGCGACTGGATTTGATTTACCCGGATGCTTATACGTATTCCGTGAATATAGTTGATGGTGTTTATATAAGTGATTTGATTATTCGCTTGAAAAAAGATAATTCATAA
- a CDS encoding sigma-70 family RNA polymerase sigma factor: protein MKTLNNREQKDIYMQYLNDISRYPLLTREQETILLQKSAEGNKAALDMLVNSNLRFVVNIANLYKGRGLDIMELINEGNMGLIEAARRFDRSLKIKFISYAVWWIRQNITRAISEKGRMIRISAEKELMLRRFNRHAKDVQQVIGGTFTINTQSLEGLSKYKASEIEKILMMGNSTSSLDAPVNEDGDATLGDTISDSQSRTDELADNNNRAEVFDKVLDKNLSNQEKEIIKLYYGFKMDSDLNLKEIAPMVGLSKERVRQLKENALNKLRDAEVERLLCEAA from the coding sequence ATGAAAACCCTTAACAATCGTGAACAGAAAGACATTTACATGCAATATCTGAACGACATTTCTCGCTACCCGTTACTCACAAGAGAACAGGAAACGATATTGCTCCAGAAGTCCGCAGAAGGCAACAAGGCTGCCTTGGACATGTTAGTCAACTCCAATCTCCGCTTTGTCGTGAACATCGCAAACCTCTACAAGGGACGTGGCCTCGACATCATGGAACTGATTAACGAAGGGAACATGGGACTCATCGAAGCCGCTCGTCGTTTTGACCGCTCCCTCAAAATCAAGTTTATCAGCTACGCCGTGTGGTGGATTCGTCAGAACATCACCCGCGCCATTTCTGAAAAAGGCCGCATGATCCGCATCAGCGCCGAAAAGGAACTCATGCTCCGTCGCTTCAACCGTCACGCCAAGGATGTCCAGCAGGTCATCGGCGGAACGTTCACCATCAATACTCAGTCGCTTGAAGGCCTTTCCAAGTACAAGGCAAGCGAAATTGAAAAGATCCTGATGATGGGCAATTCCACCTCCTCGCTCGACGCTCCAGTCAACGAAGATGGCGATGCAACGCTTGGCGATACGATTTCTGATTCCCAGAGCCGTACCGATGAACTTGCCGACAACAATAACCGTGCAGAAGTTTTTGACAAGGTCTTGGACAAGAATCTCTCCAATCAGGAAAAGGAAATCATCAAGCTCTATTACGGCTTCAAGATGGATTCCGACCTCAACCTCAAGGAAATCGCCCCGATGGTCGGTCTTTCCAAGGAACGCGTGCGCCAGCTCAAGGAAAACGCCTTAAACAAGCTCCGCGACGCCGAAGTCGAACGACTCCTCTGCGAAGCTGCATAA